One Actinomycetes bacterium DNA segment encodes these proteins:
- a CDS encoding PfkB family carbohydrate kinase: MGCVGDLMVDVCVTAPALARGGDVPGSVALRPGGAAANVAVWVRAAGAGARVVARRGADLAGELLAAALAGRGVEIHPPAASRPTGAMLVVWEAGERSFVADPGANAALDERDVLAGLAGTDAVFVSGYTLLRPGSHGAALAAARVAGRTRPAAVDASSWPLLAGPARPAVVAAASAAGTLLANAEEAVALTGLADPARAAGALARRVPVAVVKLGPGGVLVAAGDRLHALGAVPAAVVDPTGAGDALAAGYLVARAGGADPVEAARAGVLLAARAVTVEGAWPPADLPPADLPPADHERPPLQ; this comes from the coding sequence GTGGGATGCGTCGGCGACCTGATGGTCGACGTCTGCGTGACCGCGCCCGCGCTCGCCCGAGGCGGGGACGTGCCCGGGTCGGTGGCCCTACGGCCCGGCGGGGCCGCCGCCAACGTCGCCGTCTGGGTGCGCGCGGCCGGGGCCGGCGCCCGGGTCGTGGCCAGGCGCGGGGCCGACCTCGCCGGCGAGCTGCTCGCCGCGGCCCTGGCCGGGCGGGGGGTCGAGATCCACCCGCCCGCCGCGTCCCGGCCCACCGGGGCGATGCTGGTGGTCTGGGAGGCGGGGGAGCGGAGCTTTGTCGCCGACCCCGGGGCCAACGCCGCCCTGGACGAGCGCGACGTGCTCGCCGGCCTGGCCGGGACGGACGCCGTCTTCGTGAGCGGCTACACCCTGCTGCGGCCCGGATCGCACGGGGCGGCTCTGGCCGCCGCCCGGGTGGCGGGCCGGACCCGGCCGGCCGCGGTCGACGCCAGCTCGTGGCCGCTGCTGGCCGGCCCGGCCCGGCCGGCCGTGGTGGCTGCCGCGTCGGCGGCGGGGACCCTGCTCGCCAACGCCGAGGAAGCGGTCGCCCTGACCGGCTTGGCCGACCCCGCGCGGGCCGCCGGCGCGCTGGCTCGGCGGGTGCCGGTCGCCGTGGTCAAGCTCGGCCCTGGCGGGGTGCTGGTGGCGGCCGGGGACCGCCTGCACGCCCTGGGTGCCGTGCCCGCCGCGGTCGTCGACCCCACCGGCGCCGGGGATGCGCTCGCCGCCGGCTACCTGGTCGCGCGGGCCGGCGGCGCCGACCCGGTGGAGGCCGCCCGGGCCGGCGTCCTGCTCGCGGCCCGCGCGGTCACCGTCGAGGGCGCCTGGCCACCGGCGGACCTGCCACCGGCGGACCTGCCACCGGCGGACCACGAGCGGCCTCCCCTCCAGTAG
- a CDS encoding L,D-transpeptidase/peptidoglycan binding protein, whose protein sequence is MSGLILKGRRHMSGLVGKLPLSGWQRVAAAVVLAALLLAVGTVAAAARAGGPPGKILAGVTISGVDVGGMTRAEAAKAVEGHAAKSLHRPIMVLVGDKRFRMTPAGVGRGATIEQAVSEALAGPRLSFFGRIWHKAIKRPVTMSVDLNTTTDDQRVAAFVGRIAQRVAVAPVDARIELVDGKPVIERARAGRALDVKAATKGLLKVLGESGHKEARLALSPVTPKVTDDQLGTTIVIDKAKNRLRLFKGTKVVKTYGVATAMRGFSTPSGTWQVMRKMVNPTWHNPAPDTWGADMPLVIPPGPGNPLGTRALALDATGILIHGTYSTWSIGTYASHGCIRMRLWDAEDLYPRVPVGTRVLIHR, encoded by the coding sequence ATGAGCGGGCTCATCCTCAAGGGCAGAAGGCACATGAGCGGGCTCGTCGGGAAGTTGCCGCTGTCGGGTTGGCAGCGGGTGGCCGCGGCGGTCGTGCTGGCCGCGCTGCTGCTCGCGGTCGGCACGGTGGCGGCGGCTGCCCGTGCCGGGGGCCCGCCCGGCAAGATCTTGGCCGGGGTGACGATCAGCGGGGTGGACGTCGGCGGGATGACCCGGGCCGAGGCCGCCAAGGCCGTAGAGGGCCACGCTGCCAAGTCCCTGCATCGCCCGATCATGGTCCTGGTCGGCGACAAGCGGTTCCGCATGACCCCGGCCGGGGTGGGCCGGGGCGCAACGATCGAGCAGGCCGTCAGCGAGGCGCTGGCCGGCCCGCGGCTCTCGTTCTTCGGCCGTATCTGGCACAAGGCCATCAAGCGGCCGGTCACCATGTCGGTCGACCTGAACACCACCACCGACGACCAGCGGGTGGCCGCGTTCGTGGGCCGGATCGCCCAGCGCGTCGCGGTCGCGCCGGTCGACGCGCGCATCGAGCTGGTGGACGGCAAGCCCGTGATCGAGCGCGCCCGCGCCGGCCGCGCCCTCGACGTCAAGGCCGCCACCAAGGGTCTGCTCAAGGTGCTCGGCGAGTCGGGCCACAAGGAGGCGCGGCTGGCCCTGTCGCCGGTGACGCCGAAGGTGACCGACGACCAGCTCGGCACGACGATCGTCATCGACAAGGCGAAGAACCGCCTCAGGCTGTTCAAAGGAACCAAGGTCGTGAAGACCTACGGGGTGGCCACGGCCATGCGCGGCTTCTCCACCCCGAGCGGCACCTGGCAGGTCATGCGGAAGATGGTCAACCCGACCTGGCACAACCCGGCCCCGGACACCTGGGGCGCGGACATGCCACTCGTCATCCCGCCCGGCCCGGGCAACCCGCTCGGGACAAGGGCGCTGGCCCTGGACGCCACCGGCATCCTCATCCACGGCACCTACTCGACCTGGTCCATCGGGACCTACGCCTCCCACGGCTGCATCCGGATGCGCCTGTGGGACGCCGAAGACCTCTATCCGCGGGTCCCTGTGGGCACCAGGGTGCTGATCCACCGCTAG
- the cofH gene encoding 5-amino-6-(D-ribitylamino)uracil--L-tyrosine 4-hydroxyphenyl transferase CofH, producing MSKHAVTPATPAAELLAEARRIRDRRFGSRVTYSPKVFIPLTMLCRDHCGYCTFAKPPARLDAGPYLTVEHVLEIARAGQAHGCHEALFTLGERPEERYPAARAGLAALGHASTVDYLAEACRQVVAETGLLPHANAGALHPDELAQLRPVTASQGMMLESLSERLHEPGGPHARCRTKLPARRLATLEAAGALAVPFTTGILVGIGETRAERLEALAAIDASHRRHGHVQEVIVQNFRPKPGTAMADTPAPSLDEYLWTVAAARVLLDPSIHLQAPPNLTEDFGVLLEAGINDWGGVSPVTADHVNPERPWPALDRLRQVTEAAGMVLAPRLTVYPEFAADPGRWLDPAMVFPVLDRADAEWLGRDDRWAAGDIEPPPVLVEPAAVLVEPAGAGRGRPGRRGRVAEVLDGVAVGQEVGEDEIVALFAARGPEVRAVAELADGLRRRDAGEVVTFVRNRNINYTNVCTFRCRFCAFSKGPLSLNLRGAPYLLGLDEIAGRVVEAEALGATEVTLQGGIHPSFDGDYYVEVARAVHQAAPGIHIHGFTALEVHEGARRLGEPLRDYLLRLKAAGLATLPGTAAEILDDEVRAVICPDKVNTEEWLEVHRTAHSVGLRSNITIMFGHVEQPRSWARHMLRTRALQEETGGFTEFVPLPFVHMAAPIYRKRLSRPGPTFREALLMHAVARIAYAGHIPNIQVSWVKMGPDGVRQALLGGVNDLGGTLMDENISRAAGASHGQMMEAEDFARIVEPLGRRLEQRTTTYGRVRTEPGPVAAA from the coding sequence GGCCAGGCCCACGGCTGCCACGAGGCCCTGTTCACCCTGGGCGAGCGGCCCGAGGAGCGCTACCCGGCGGCCCGGGCCGGGCTGGCCGCCCTCGGCCACGCCTCGACCGTCGACTACCTGGCCGAGGCGTGCCGCCAGGTGGTGGCCGAGACCGGCCTGCTGCCCCACGCCAACGCGGGCGCGCTGCACCCGGACGAGCTGGCCCAGCTCCGGCCGGTCACCGCCAGCCAGGGCATGATGCTCGAGTCGCTGTCCGAGCGGCTGCACGAGCCGGGCGGCCCCCACGCCCGCTGCCGGACCAAGCTGCCGGCCCGCCGGCTGGCCACCCTCGAGGCCGCCGGCGCCCTGGCCGTCCCGTTCACCACCGGGATCCTGGTCGGCATCGGCGAGACCAGAGCCGAGCGGCTCGAGGCGCTGGCCGCGATCGACGCCAGCCACCGGCGTCACGGGCACGTCCAGGAGGTCATCGTCCAGAACTTCCGCCCGAAGCCGGGCACGGCCATGGCCGACACGCCAGCGCCGTCGCTCGACGAGTACCTGTGGACGGTCGCGGCCGCCCGAGTCCTGCTCGACCCTTCCATCCACCTGCAGGCCCCCCCCAACCTGACCGAGGACTTCGGGGTGCTGCTCGAGGCCGGCATCAACGACTGGGGTGGGGTGAGCCCGGTCACCGCCGACCACGTCAACCCGGAGCGGCCCTGGCCCGCCCTTGACCGGCTCCGGCAGGTCACCGAGGCGGCCGGCATGGTGCTGGCCCCCCGCCTCACGGTCTACCCGGAGTTCGCCGCCGACCCGGGCCGCTGGCTCGACCCGGCGATGGTCTTCCCGGTCCTGGACCGCGCCGACGCCGAGTGGCTCGGGCGCGACGACCGCTGGGCAGCCGGCGATATCGAGCCGCCACCGGTGCTCGTCGAGCCGGCCGCGGTGCTCGTCGAGCCGGCCGGGGCCGGCCGGGGCCGGCCGGGGCGGCGCGGGCGGGTGGCCGAGGTGCTCGACGGCGTCGCGGTCGGGCAGGAGGTCGGCGAGGACGAGATCGTGGCGCTGTTCGCCGCCCGCGGGCCGGAGGTCCGGGCCGTCGCCGAGCTGGCCGACGGGCTGCGCCGGCGCGACGCCGGCGAGGTCGTCACCTTCGTGCGCAACCGCAACATCAACTACACCAACGTCTGCACCTTCCGGTGCCGGTTCTGCGCCTTCTCCAAGGGCCCACTCAGCCTGAACCTGCGCGGTGCGCCCTACCTGCTCGGCCTGGACGAGATCGCCGGCCGGGTGGTCGAGGCCGAGGCGCTCGGGGCCACCGAGGTGACCCTGCAGGGCGGCATCCACCCCAGCTTCGACGGCGACTACTACGTGGAGGTGGCCAGGGCGGTCCACCAGGCCGCGCCAGGCATCCACATTCATGGGTTCACCGCCCTCGAGGTCCACGAGGGCGCCCGCCGGCTCGGCGAGCCCCTGCGCGACTACCTCCTGCGGCTCAAGGCGGCCGGCCTGGCCACGCTGCCCGGGACCGCCGCGGAGATCCTCGACGACGAGGTCCGCGCGGTCATCTGCCCCGACAAGGTGAACACCGAGGAGTGGCTCGAGGTGCACCGCACGGCCCACTCGGTCGGGCTGCGCTCCAACATCACCATCATGTTCGGCCACGTCGAGCAGCCCAGGAGCTGGGCCAGGCACATGCTGCGGACGCGGGCGCTGCAGGAGGAGACCGGCGGGTTCACCGAGTTCGTGCCCCTGCCCTTCGTCCACATGGCCGCGCCCATCTACCGCAAGCGGCTGTCTCGGCCCGGCCCGACGTTCCGCGAGGCGCTGCTGATGCACGCGGTCGCCCGCATCGCCTACGCCGGCCACATCCCCAACATCCAGGTCTCCTGGGTGAAGATGGGGCCCGACGGGGTGCGCCAGGCGCTCCTGGGCGGGGTCAACGACCTCGGTGGCACGCTGATGGACGAGAACATCAGCCGGGCCGCCGGCGCCAGCCACGGCCAGATGATGGAGGCCGAGGACTTCGCCCGCATCGTCGAGCCGCTCGGCCGGCGCCTCGAGCAGCGCACCACCACCTACGGCCGCGTCCGGACCGAGCCAGGGCCGGTCGCAGCGGCCTGA
- a CDS encoding thioredoxin domain-containing protein codes for MAEARRGNRLAGETSPYLLQHADNPVDWYPWGEEALERARREDKPILLSVGYAACHWCHVMAHESFEDPETAAVMNEHFVPVKVDREERPDLDGIYMDAVQAMTGQGGWPMTVFLTPDGGPFFAGTYFPRTDRHGLPGFRKVLLAVAEAWRERREDARRQGEAVVGHIAAQSLDLEPATVPLSEELLRQAFDGLRRVFDPRWGGFGPAPKFPQPMTLEFALRASLRGWEGALEMVELTLNRMALGGVYDQLGGGFHRYSTDGRWLVPHFEKMLYDNAQLVRVYTHAWQVTGWPRYRRIARETAGYLLRELRHPEGGFFSSQDADSEGVEGKFFVWSYDELVDHAGEVVADLFGATPEGNWEGTNVLWMPEAAEKVAMRHGLGLGELEQRWADGRRRLFEAREARVHPATDDKVLAAWNGLAISALAEAGRAFDEPSLVEAALAAAEFVLVRLRGPDGRLLRAWRDGRAGGPGYLDDYACMAEACLTLWETTFELRWLTEARQLADAILELFADPERGGFYQTGSDAERLVLRPRELFDNAVPSGSSVAADVLQRLARLTGETAYDEAAAGALRLVQDVVPRAPTGFGYALSAADFALSRVREVAIVGNPAALGTRALLDRVRGRYQPNQVLALAAQDDQEAAARVPLLADRTMVDGRATAYVCEHFVCKRPVTDPDELSALLD; via the coding sequence ATGGCCGAGGCGCGCAGGGGCAACCGGTTGGCCGGCGAGACCAGCCCTTACCTGCTCCAGCACGCCGACAACCCGGTCGACTGGTACCCCTGGGGCGAGGAGGCGCTGGAGCGGGCGCGCCGCGAGGACAAGCCGATCCTGCTGTCTGTCGGCTACGCGGCGTGCCACTGGTGCCACGTCATGGCGCATGAGTCGTTCGAGGACCCGGAGACCGCCGCGGTCATGAACGAGCACTTCGTGCCGGTCAAGGTGGACCGCGAGGAGCGTCCCGACCTGGACGGGATCTACATGGACGCGGTCCAGGCCATGACCGGCCAGGGCGGCTGGCCGATGACGGTGTTCCTCACCCCCGACGGGGGCCCGTTCTTCGCCGGCACCTACTTCCCCAGGACCGACCGGCACGGCCTGCCCGGCTTCCGCAAGGTACTGCTCGCGGTGGCCGAGGCCTGGCGGGAGCGGCGCGAGGACGCCCGCCGCCAGGGCGAGGCGGTGGTCGGCCACATCGCCGCGCAGTCGTTGGACTTGGAGCCGGCGACCGTGCCGCTCTCCGAGGAGCTGCTGCGCCAGGCGTTCGACGGCCTGCGGCGGGTGTTCGACCCGAGGTGGGGCGGGTTCGGCCCGGCGCCCAAGTTCCCCCAGCCGATGACGCTGGAGTTCGCCCTGCGTGCCTCGCTGCGGGGCTGGGAGGGCGCCCTCGAGATGGTCGAGCTGACCCTGAACCGCATGGCCCTCGGAGGCGTGTACGACCAGCTCGGCGGGGGCTTCCACCGCTACTCGACCGACGGCCGCTGGCTGGTCCCGCACTTCGAGAAGATGCTGTACGACAACGCCCAGCTCGTGCGGGTCTACACCCACGCCTGGCAGGTGACCGGGTGGCCCCGCTACCGCCGCATCGCCCGGGAGACCGCCGGGTACCTGCTGCGCGAGCTGCGCCACCCCGAGGGCGGCTTCTTCTCGTCCCAGGACGCCGACTCGGAGGGCGTCGAGGGGAAGTTCTTCGTCTGGTCCTACGACGAGCTGGTCGACCACGCCGGCGAGGTGGTCGCCGACCTGTTCGGCGCCACCCCGGAGGGGAACTGGGAGGGCACCAACGTCCTGTGGATGCCGGAGGCGGCCGAGAAGGTGGCCATGCGGCACGGCCTCGGCCTCGGGGAGCTCGAGCAGCGGTGGGCGGACGGGCGCCGCCGCCTGTTCGAGGCCCGCGAGGCCCGCGTCCACCCGGCCACTGACGACAAGGTGCTGGCCGCCTGGAACGGGCTCGCGATCTCCGCGCTGGCCGAGGCGGGGCGCGCCTTCGACGAGCCCTCCCTGGTCGAGGCGGCGCTGGCCGCGGCCGAGTTCGTCCTGGTCAGGCTGCGCGGGCCAGACGGCCGCCTGCTGCGCGCCTGGCGCGACGGCCGCGCCGGCGGACCCGGCTACCTCGACGACTACGCCTGCATGGCGGAGGCCTGCCTGACGCTGTGGGAGACCACCTTCGAGCTGCGCTGGCTGACCGAGGCGCGCCAGCTCGCGGACGCGATCCTCGAGCTGTTCGCCGACCCCGAGCGGGGCGGCTTCTACCAGACCGGGTCGGACGCCGAGCGGCTCGTGCTCCGGCCCCGCGAGCTGTTCGACAACGCGGTGCCCTCCGGGTCGTCGGTGGCCGCCGACGTGCTCCAGCGCCTGGCCCGCCTCACCGGCGAGACCGCGTACGACGAGGCGGCCGCGGGCGCCCTCCGGCTCGTCCAGGACGTGGTGCCGCGGGCGCCGACCGGCTTCGGCTACGCCCTCTCGGCTGCCGACTTCGCCCTGTCCCGGGTGCGCGAGGTCGCGATCGTGGGCAACCCGGCCGCGCTCGGCACCCGCGCGCTGCTCGACCGGGTGCGGGGTCGCTACCAGCCCAACCAGGTGCTCGCCCTGGCCGCCCAGGACGACCAGGAGGCTGCCGCGCGGGTGCCGCTGCTCGCCGACCGGACCATGGTCGACGGCCGCGCCACCGCCTACGTCTGCGAGCACTTTG
- a CDS encoding PHP domain-containing protein, with protein sequence MTPVEALRRIAFLLERALEPTYRVRAFRRAAAVVEEIEPDELARLAAGPGLRALPGVGEVTERVIREALAGEVPVYLRRLEATEGRPVAEGAAELRAALRGDCHTHSTWSDGGSPVAEMAAAARDLGHEYLALTDHSPSLTVARGLSPERLRAQLDEVTALNQRLAEQAAARPGPPFRVLTGIEVDILEDGSLDQEDELLARLDLVVASVHSKLRMEAPDMTRRMVAAVANPHTDVLGHCTGRILTGKRGRPESAFDPELVFAACAEFRTAVEVNSRPERQDPPKRLLRLAVEAGCRFAVDSDAHAPGQLDWLVLGCERAFACGVTPDLVVNAWDAAGLLAWTSATPG encoded by the coding sequence GTGACGCCGGTCGAGGCGCTGCGGCGCATCGCGTTCCTGCTCGAGCGCGCGCTCGAGCCCACCTACCGGGTACGGGCGTTCCGGCGCGCCGCTGCCGTGGTCGAGGAGATCGAGCCCGACGAGCTGGCCCGGCTCGCGGCCGGTCCCGGCCTGCGCGCCCTGCCCGGCGTCGGCGAGGTGACCGAGCGGGTGATCCGCGAGGCGCTGGCCGGCGAGGTGCCGGTGTACCTGCGCCGCCTGGAGGCGACCGAGGGCCGCCCGGTGGCCGAGGGCGCCGCCGAGTTGCGCGCCGCCCTGCGAGGCGACTGCCACACCCACTCGACCTGGAGCGACGGGGGCAGCCCGGTGGCCGAGATGGCGGCCGCCGCCCGGGACCTTGGCCACGAGTACCTGGCCCTCACCGACCACTCGCCCAGCCTCACGGTGGCGCGAGGCCTCAGCCCCGAGCGGCTGCGGGCCCAGCTCGACGAGGTGACAGCGCTCAACCAGCGGCTCGCCGAGCAGGCGGCGGCTCGGCCTGGTCCACCGTTCCGGGTCCTCACCGGCATCGAGGTCGACATCCTCGAGGACGGCTCGCTCGACCAGGAGGACGAGCTGCTCGCCCGGCTGGACCTGGTGGTGGCCAGCGTCCACTCCAAGCTGCGCATGGAGGCGCCGGACATGACCCGGCGGATGGTGGCCGCGGTCGCCAACCCGCACACCGACGTCCTCGGCCACTGCACCGGGCGGATCCTGACCGGCAAGCGGGGCCGCCCCGAGTCGGCCTTCGACCCCGAGCTGGTGTTCGCCGCCTGCGCCGAGTTCCGCACAGCGGTCGAGGTCAACTCGCGCCCCGAGCGCCAGGACCCGCCCAAGCGGCTGCTGCGCCTCGCCGTCGAGGCCGGCTGCCGCTTCGCCGTCGACTCCGACGCCCATGCCCCCGGCCAGCTCGACTGGCTGGTCCTGGGCTGCGAGCGCGCGTTCGCCTGCGGCGTCACCCCCGACCTGGTGGTCAACGCCTGGGACGCCGCCGGGCTGCTCGCCTGGACGTCGGCGACACCAGGCTGA